GCTTCGCCGGTTTGCTCCCCTCGCCCGCTTGCGGGAGAGGGGCAGGGGGTGAGGGAAGGCGGTGGCATACTGCAGGCCATACTTCGTCAGACACGCCCGCCCTCACCCCAACCCTCTCCCGCACGCGGGAGAGGGAGCGAACAATCGGTCGGCCAAGTCCAGCGGTGCCCACAATCGACACCAGTGGCGCCTGCCACCTCAATGAACAGCGACCGCCCACGATGGGTTACTCGACCATCGCGTCCTCAATTCCCTCCGAGACGTCTTCTACCCTGTCGGCCAGCAATCCAAGAGAAGCTCGGCACAGCCCTCGCAAGGCATCCAACGTAGCCCCCTGCAAGGCTACGCCTCCCTCTTCCTGTGCATCGCATTCGCTGTGGGTCACCAACGTCAGCACGCATGCAGTCCCTCGCGCAACCGCATCGGCCTGGTCTAACAGATTCAACAACAAGAGTTGCCGGGGAACAGGCAGCGCGTCCTTGCGCGCTGCACGGCGGGTTTCGGGACTAAACCGGGAGAGGGAATCATCAAGTCGAGGCGGGATAAAGGCGTCGGATTCGATGTTGGACTGATACATTGCTGACCTCCGTATCGTAGATGTGGAGGCCCGCCGCTCATTCTCACCTGAGGTGGCGGGCCAGACAACGGGGGTGAGAAAACCGGACGATACAGCCGGCCCAGCCGAAGCTAGCCCCGCCCGGCCCGCCGTAAAGTGAAGGCGCACACAAGCGTAACGGACTTGAAAATTGCCGCTTGCGCGCCAGTCCGCTGTATCGTGAACCGGGTTCTCACACCCGACTCCTGTTGATCAGGAGCCAGGCCAGTCTAGAGAACCCCGTCGTTCACAATCAAGGAGCAGATTGTGAAGGATGGATACGTCAGGTCAATCGCAGAAGTTGCCAAAGTTCTGAGGTGGGACAAGCCGCGCTTTGGCGAAGGCACGCGTCATGGTTGACAGGCGTTGCCTCGATGGCTGGCGAGTCCCGGAAGGCGCGTGGATAATTTCGACGCGTGGCTTCGTGGATGCGCCGGCCCTCACCCCCGCCCCTCTCCCGCAAGCGGGAGAGGGGAGCAAACCGGCAGCGGCAAGCAATCTCTCAGCCGTTTCATTTGCCTCCGGCTTTCAAACTCCCGCGTGCGCACTCCCTCTCCCGCTTGCGGGAGAGGGTTGGGGTGAGGGCGGGAGTATCAACGAAGCGAAGGCTATCGCTTTTGCCACCGCTTTCAGCGGCAGCAGCGCTACGAAATGCGACCAGCTCAATTGTCGTGACAGCGTCGCGACAATTGGCTCTTGCGGAAACGCGGTGGCGAATTGCACCATTTTGCGCAGGTTCCATGCACCTCTCCGAAAACAAAAAAGCCGGCGTTTTCGCCGGCCCTTCCGCAACATCCACAAGCATTCAATCCGCCTGAATCCCCGCCTTCTTCACCACCCCACCCCACAACGCCAGCTCCCGCTGAATCCTGTCCCCCAGCGCCTTCGGCGTACTGATATTCACGTCATACCCCCCAGCACTCATCCGCTGCCGGAAAGCAGCATCCTCCCCCACCGCCTTCTGCGCCTTGACCAGCCTGTCGACCACATCGGCCGGCAGCTTCTGCGGTCCCACCAGCGCATACCAGCCGGTCAGGTCATAGTCCTTCTGCCCCGACTCGATCATGGTCGGCACGTTCGGCAATGCCGGGTTGCGCGTCTTGGAGGTGACCGCCAGCGCGCGCACCTTGCCGCCGTTGATATGGCCGATGGCCGTGCCGGTGATATCGAACATGAAGGTGACCTTGCCGCTCATCACGTCGGCCATCGCCGGCGCATTGCCCTTGTACGGCACGTGCAGCATCTTCACGTTGTTCATCTGCGCCAGCAGTTCCGCCGACAGGTGGTTCGACGCCCCCACGCCCGCCGAGCCGAACGACACGCCTTCAGGATTCTTGCGCGCGTAAGCGACCAGCTCGCCCACGTTCTTCGCCGGGAAATCCTTGTTCACCAGCAGCACGTTGGTGTAGTCGGTGATCAGCCCGATGTAGGTGAAGTCCTTGACCGGATTGAAGTTGACCGAGTGCTGGATCAACGGCGTCATGGTCATGGTGGGGCTGGCGACGAAGTACAGCGTGTAGCCGTCCGGCGCCGCCTTAGCGGTCATGTCGGCGGCGATGGCGCCGCTGGCGCCGGCGCGGTTGTCCACCACCACCGGCTGCTTCAGCACGCGGCCGAGCTGCTCGGCGTAGATGCGCGCGGCGGTGTCGACCGGGCCGCCGGGCGCGTAGCCCACCAGCAGCTTGACCGGGCGCGACGGATAAGCGTCGGCGGCCCAGGCCGCGCCTTGCAGCAGCAGCGTGGCAGTCAGCGCGGCCAGCGTCTTCCATGTTTTCATTTATGTTCTCCTCCAGGGATGGCTGTAGTGCCCGGGGCCCCGTGCCCCGGGGGCTTTAGTCGAGCATGGCGCGCAGCGGCTGCTTGAGCAGCTTGCCGCTCGCCGTGGTCGGAATCACGTCGACGGTGCGGACTTCGGCGGGCCGCTTGTACGGGGCCAGGCTCTCGCGCAGGTAGGTGTCCAGCGCCTTGCGGTCAAGCTCGGCGCCTTCCTGCAGTTCGATAAAGGCCACTACCTCTTCGTTGCCGTCGCCCGTGGTGCGCCCCACCACCGCGGACTGGCGCACGCCGGCAAAGGCATTGATCACCGACTCCACTTCGATCGGATACACGTTGAAGCCGGAACGGATGATCAGGTCCTTGGAGCGGCCCGATATGAACAGCGCGCCGTCGGCGTCGAGATAGCCGAGGTCGCCGGTATTGAGCCAGCCGCCGGGCAGCAGCGCCTCGGCGGTCTGTTCGGGATTGCGGTAGTAGCCCAGCATCACGCCCGGGCCGCGCACGCGGATCTGGCCGCGTTCGCCCGCGGGCAGCGGCTTGCCTTCGGCATCGGTGATGGCGATCTGCACGCCTTCGACGATATAGCCGGCCGAGCAATCGGCGCGCGGCGCGTCCATGCGCGTGATGAAGAGCGAGCCGGCGTATTCGGTAATGCCGTAGCCGTGGTGCAGCGGCTGGCCGAACAGCGTTTCGACGTCGCGCTTGAGCGTGGGATCGAGCGGCGCGCCGCCAGTGTAGAGGTAGCGCAGGCGCGGATAGGCGCCGGGCTTCACGCCCAGCGCGGGCGCCACCGCCATGATGCGCGTGAACATGGTCGGCACGCCCTGCAGGATGGTGACGCCGGGCGCGGCCAGGGCCTCGAACACTTCATTGGCGTCGAAGCGTGGGCGCAGGAACAGGCCGGCGCCGGCGTACAGCGTGGCCATCAGCACCGTGGCGATGCCGAAGATATGCGACATCGGCAGCGCGCCGTAGGCCACGTCGGCCGGGCCCATGTCGCGCGAGGTGGCCGAGATGCGCGCGAACTGCGTCAGCCCGGCGTGCGGCACCATCACGCCCTTGGGAGCCCCGGTGGTGCCGGAGGTATAGATCAGCGTGGCGACGCGGCGGGCCAGTTCGGCGGGCTCGCGCTGCGGCGCGCTGTGCGCCCGCGCGACGCGCATGCCGTCGTGATAGACCGCGCAGCCGGTGGCTTGTGCGCCCAGACGCTCGCCATGCGCCGCGGCAACGTCGGAAACATGGCCGGTGAACAGCACCAGCGCCGGCCGCGCGTGGTCGCGGATATTGTCGATCTCGCGCGCGGACAGGCGCGCGTTGACGTTGATCGGCCACGCGTGCAGCCGGCTGCAGGCGAACAGCGTCACCACCATCTCGTTGCAGTTCTCGCCGACCACCATGACGCGGTCGCCCTCGCCCACACCCTGCGCCGCCAGCCAGTCACGGGCGGCTTCGATGCGGCGCCACAACTCGCCATAGCTGATGACGGCACCGTTCTCGTACAGGCATGGCGCCTGCGGTGTCTGCGTGGCCCAATGGGCGGGGATCTCGTGGATGAATCGGGGGCGGAAGGAAGACATGGTGCTGGTGGATCTCTCGAATGCAGGCTGAGTCGGATATGCGGCGGAATGCACCCGGCCACATGAAACTGGCTGCATCAGTTTGCGGCAAGCCCCGCGCCTCAGCCATTTGGAATTCACTAAGGTCGTGTTCGTCCCGGCCAGGGTCCGTCCGGCGCGCGCCATGACGGGCGCTGACGCGCATGTGGTTCCGCCTCCGCGAAGGACGCCTTTAGTATTGATAAAGCAACGAATCACGGGCCGCCCATACAATCGGCCGGCACAGCAAGGGTTTTCGCCATGGCGCGCTGCACAACCACGCGGCACTACCGGTTTGCGCGCCTGCGCCGCGAAGCCCGCGTACCACAGGGGACATTCAGATGGATTTGCGTTTCACCGCCGAGGAACAGGCCTTCCGCGAGGAAGTCCGCGCTTTCGTGCAGGCCAGGCTGCCGGAAGACATCCGCAACAAGGTGCTCAACCACCAGCGCGTGGAGAAGGACGACTACGTCCGCTGGCACCGCATCCTGCAGGCGCAGGGCTGGGGCGCCCCCACCTGGCCGAAGCAATGGGGCGGCACCGGCTGGACCGCGCTGCAGCGGCTGATCTTCGAGATCGAGACCTTCCGCGCCGGCGCGCCGCGGCTGCTGCCGTTCGGGCTGACCATGATCGGCCCGGTGCTGATGAAGTACGCCAGCCCCGCGATGCAGCAGCGTTTCCTGCCGCGCATCCCGGGCGTGGAAGACTTCTGGTGCCAGGGCTATTCCGAGCCGGGCTCGGGCTCCGACCTGGCCTCGCTGAAGACCCGCGCGGTGCGCAAGGGCGACAAGTACATCGTCAACGGCCAGAAGACCTGGACCACGATGGCCCACTTTGCCGACTGGATCTTCTGCCTGGTGCGCACCGATCCCGAGGCCAAGGCGCAGGAAGGCATTTCGATGCTGCTGATCGACATGAAGTCGCCCGGCGTGACGGTGCGTCCGATCACCACGCTCGACGGCGGCCACGACGTCAACGAGACCTGGTTCGAAGACGTGGAAGTGCCGGTCGAGAACCTGGTCGGCGAAGAGAACCGCGCCTGGACCTACGCCAAGTACCTGCTCGGCCATGAGCGCACCGGCATCGCCGGCATCGGCCATTGCCACCGCGAGCTGCGCCAGCTCAAGCACTACGCCGCCCAGACCACCGACGGCGCCGGCCGCCCGCTGATCGAAGACGTGCGCATGCGCGACAAGATCGCCCGCGTCGAGATGGACATCATGGCGCTGGAAATGCTGCTGCTGCGCGTCGCCACGCAGGCCGCCGGCACGCCGGGGCCGGAAGCGTCGATCGTCAAGATCCGCGGCTCGGAGGTGCAGCAGGACCTCGCCATGCTGATGATGGAAGTGGCCGGCCCCAACGCGTGGCCGTACTCGCCGGACTGGCTCGAGCCCGGCGCGACGCAGCCGGTATCGGGCCCCGCGTGGGCCGCACCGGCCGCCTCCACCTACTACGACATGCGCAAGACCTCGATCTACGGCGGCGCGACCGAAGTGCAGAAGAACATCATCTCCAAGATGATCCTGGGTTTCTGAAGGGATAGCTGACATGGACTTCACCTACAGCGAAGAGCAACAGATGCTGGCGGACAGCCTGCGCCGCTTCATCGATACCGAATACACCTTCGAGGCCCGCCGCAAGAGCGCGCGCCAGGGCGAAAGCCTGGACCGCGGCGTGTGGAGCAAGCTGGCCGAGATGGGCGTGCTGGGCCTGACCGTGCCGGCCGACTTCGGCGGCTTCGGCGAAGGCCCCGCCAGCCAGCTGGTGGTGCAGCGCGAGCTGGGCCGCGGCCTGGTGCTGGAGCCGGTCACGCCCAGCGGCGTGATGGCCGCCGCGATCCTGTCGGCCCACGGCAGCGACACGCAAAAGCAGGAATGGCTGCCGGCGATCGCGTCGGGCGAGCGCATCGTCACGCTGGCCTACCTGGAGCCGACCACGCGCTACCGCCCGGAATCGGCCCGCGCCAGCGCCGAGCGCAGCGGCGACGGCTACGTGATCAGCGGCACCAAGAGCGTGGTCTGGCACGGCGCCGCCGCCGACGCCTACCTGCTGACCGCGCGCGTATCGGGCAGCAACGAGATCGCGCTGTTCCTGGTGCCGCGCGACAGCAAGGGCCTGACGGTGACCGCCTACCCGACCATCGACGGCCTGCGCGCCGCCGACCTGTCGCTGCAGAACGTCACCGTGCCGGCCAGCGCGCTGGTGGGCCAGCCCGCCGACGGCCTGGCGGCGCTCGGCGTCGGCCTGGAGCACGGCATCGCCGCGCTGTGCGCCGAGGGCGCGGGCGCAATGGAAAAGCTGATCCAGATCACCGGCGAATACCTCGGCACGCGCCAGCAGTTCGGCAAGCCGCTGGCCAGCTTCCAGGCGCTGCAGCACCGCATGGCCGACATGCTGGTGCAGAAGGAGCTGGCGCTGTCGATGGCCTACGTCGCCGCGCAGGCGCTGGATGAAACGGATCCCGCCGCGCGCCGGCGCATGCTGTCCGCCGCCAAGGTGACGGTGGCCCGCGCCGGCCGCTTCGTCGGCCAGCAAGCGGTGCAGCTGCACGGCGGCATGGGCATGACCGACGAGCTGTCGGTGGGTGACTACTTCAAGCGCCTGACCATGCTCGACCAGCTGCTGGGCGACAGCGACTACCATCTGCAGCGCTTCGGCGAAGTGATGGAAGCCTGAACCGCTGCGGCGTCATTGGCATCGAACCTTCCAACTCCCGATTGCGTGCTCCCTCTCCCGCTTGCGGGAGAGGGTTGGGGTGAGGGCTGGAGCGTCATACGAAGTGCAGGCTGTCGCTATTGCCACCGTCCACCCTCACCCCCGGCCCCTCTCCCGCAAGCGGGAGAGGGGAGCAACCCAACTGTCAGGCACTCCGAAAGCCGGGCACTGAACTGCACCCCAAAAGTTGGACACCAACTTTTGGGGTGTTTTCATGTATAGGTACACCGAGCAGTTCAGACTGTCGGTCATCAAGGAATATCTGCGCGGGCAGGTAGGAGCTGGTGCGCTTGCCAAGCGCCATGGAATAGACGACGGGACGGTGCGACGCTGGGTGGCAGCCTATCGGCTGCACGGTGAAGCCAGCCTGAGGCGCAGGTACAAGACCTACAGCGCCGAGTTCAAGCTCTCGGTGCTTGAGCGGATGCGCCGCCAAGGCTTGTCGCATCGGGAAGTGGCGGCACTGTACGACATTCGCAATATCGGCGCCATTGGTGTGTGGGAACGCCAGTATGATGCTGGGGGTTTAGAAGCTCTGACGCCTCGGCCTAAGGGGCGGCGGCCCAGCAAGATGCCACAACGGACTCCCAAGACAAAGCCATCGCGGTCTTCAGACGACCGTACGCGCACACGCGAGGAACTCCTTGAAGAGTTGAACTACCTGCGCATGGAGAACGCGTACCTAAAAAAGCTCGAAGCCTTGGTTCAAGCGAGCAAGACATCTGCGCAACCCAAAAGGCGCAAATAGTGCTTGAGCTGAGGCAGCAGTACCCATTGTCCGGTTTGCTGAGGGTGGCGGGGCTGGCGCGCAGCACCTTCTACTACCAGCAGGCAGTGCTCCAGGCGCAGGACAAGTATGCGGAGCTGAAAACGCGCATTCGCGAACTCTTCGCCCGACACATGGGTCGTTATGGCTACCGCCGCATCACAGCGGCGATCCGGCAAACCGGTACGGTCGTCAACCACAAGACGGTTCAGCGGCTCATGCACGAGATGGGATTGAAGTCGTTGGTCCGGCCGAAGAAATACCGATCCTACAAGGGCATGGTGGGTCGTGTCGCGCCCAACGTTCTGCAACGGCGATTCCACGCCAAACGCGCGAATCGGAAGTGGGTAACCGACGTGACCGAGTTCAACGTGGCCGGCGAGAAGCTCTACCTTTCCCCGGTGCTGGACCTGTACAACGGCGAGATCATCGCCTACGAGACTGCCCGCAGGCCCGCCTTTGAGATGGTGAGGAATATGCTGAAGAAGGCGTTCCGCCGCCTCGGCCCGAAGGATCGACCCGTACTGCATTCCGATCAGGGCTGGCAGTATCAGATGCCGGCCTATCAGCGAATGCTCAAAAAGCGCAGCGTCCGTCCCAGCATGTCGCGCAAGGGCAATTGTCTGGACAACGCCGCCATGGAAAGCTTCTTCGGCACCCTGAAGTCCGAATTCTTCTACCTGAACAAATTCGCCAGCGTCGAGAAACTACAGCAAGGCCTGGCCCAATACATTCACTACTACAATCACGACCGCATCAAACTCAAACTAAAAGGGCTGAGTCCCGTGAAGTACAGGACTCAGCCCTCTCAAGCCTAGCCAATCACTGTCCAACTTTTTGGGGTCAGTTCACACCTGCCCGGCCTTTTTCTTCCCCCACTCCACGCTAGGGGAAATCCACTAGTCCGTTCCAACGATTCCCGCTCGCGCCGCCCTCTCTACCCTGTGACCACAGGCACGGACGTCGCCGGCCATTCCCCTAGGAGCGAGACTGCAATGACATCCACTACACACCGACTGCTGCGCGGCAGCCTGCTGGTGACCAGCATGGCACTGGCCGCGGCAGCGTGGGCCAAGGTCACCCCCGAAGAACTCAAGCAACTCGACGGCAACCTCACGCCGATGGGCGCCGAGCGCGCCGCCAGCAAGGACGGCGACGTACCGGCGTGGAGCGGCAAGTGGCTGGGTGCGCCGCCCCATGTCAAATACCAGCGCGGCGACCGCTATCCGGATCCGTATGCCGACGAGAAGCCGCTGTTCGTCATCACCGCGCAGAACATGGCGCAGTATGCCGAGCGGCTGACCGAAGGCCAGAAGGCGCTGTTCAAGAAGTACCCCGACACCTTCAAGATGCCGGTGTACCCCAGCCATCGCGACTTCCGCTTCGAGGACGCCGCCTACAAGGACATCCGCACCTACGCCACCACCGTCAGCATGACCAGCGATGGCAACGGCCTGAAGAACGCCGGGCCGCAGGTCCCCTACCCGATCCCGAAGACCGCCATGGAGTTGCTGTGGAACCAGCGCTTCTCGGCCGCCATCGGCACCGAGAAGGCGCAGTACGACCAGGCCGTGGTCTATCCGAACGGCTCGATCGCCTGGGGGCGCGTCTCCTACAGCATCTTCTCACCGCGCAACCACGGCAAGTTCGAGCCCAACAACCCCCTCAACGAGCGCACCTTCTTCCGCACCGCCACCGACCTGCCGCTGCGTGACCGCGGCCAGGTGATCGTCGGGTATGCCGTGTGGGACCAGGAAGGCTCGGATACCAACCGCACGTGGATCTACAACCCGGGCACCCGGCGCGTGCGCCAGGCGCCGGAATTCGGCTTCGACCAGCCCCAGGGCCCCGGCGGCTTCCGCACGGTGGATGACGACCGCCTCTTCAACGGCTCCGGCGAGCGCTACAACTGGAAGATCGTCGGCAAGAAGGAGTTCTACGTCCCGTACCACAGCTACAAGCTGATGAGCTCCGCGGTCAAGTACAAGGACCTGCTGACCAACGGGCACGCCAATCCGGACGCCATGCGCTACGAACTCCATCGGGTATGGATCCTGGAGGCCACGCTGAAACCGGGCTTCCGCCACCAGTATGCGAAGCGCGTGCTGTATCTCGACGAAGACACCTGGCAATCGGTTGCCGCCGACAACTACGACGGCCGCGGCCAGCTGTGGCGCACCAACCTGCAGGCGCTGGTCTACGCCTACGATGCGCGCCGCTTCTCCGCGGCGACGGTGTTCTACCATGACCTGATTTCGGGTGCCTATCTGGCAGACCGGCTGACCAACGAGGGGCCGATGGCGAAGTTGAACAACAGTCCGGAGTTCAACGAGGCGTTCTTTTCGCCAGACGCGGCGCGGGGGTCTGGGACCTGATTGGATCGTGGCGGAATGGGGCGCTCCTTTGGGGCGCCTTTTTTTTGTTCTTTTCGATTTCGGATTCGGGGGCCGAACTTCGTCGATGCGTTGGCCCTCACCCCCGCCCCTCTCCCGCACGCGGGAGAGGGGAGCAAACCCGCAGCAGCGTCATTTCCTCGAGCTTTTCAACTCACGCTTGTGTACTCCCTCTCGCGGGCGAGGGACCAAACCGGCAGCGGCATCATTGCTGCGAGCCATGCAACTCCCGCTTGCGTACTCCCTCTCCCGCTTGCGGGAGAGGGTCGGGGTGAGGGCGGGTGCGTCAACGAAGTGAAGGGCGTCGCAATTGCGACCACTGGCATCCACGAAGTCAGGCGCACAAATCCTGACGGCTTGCCGCTCGGCCAGGACGCAAGTCGCCGGCCGAGCCCGCCAGGCAATCCCGCTAGAAGCCCGCCAGCCTCACCCCTCGAACACATGCCGCAGCACCGGCGGCTCGATATTGCCCGGGTTCATCTCGATCACCCTCCGCGCCACGCTGGACGGCCGCACCTGCTCCACATCGGTATAGAACTGCTGGTACCAGTCGCGCATCTGGTACATCGGCCCATCCCCTTCGCATAGCAGCGGGTTGTCGATGCGGATCTTGCTGTCCCAGATCGCCACGTCCTCGTAGAACGCGGCGCGGGCCTGGTCCACATAGGCTTGCGCCATGGCCCGGTTCTGTTCATCGGACAGCCCGGGCACCTTCTTCACCAGCACGCCGTAGCGCAGCACGAAGCTGTTCAGGTCGATCGGCACGTGGCAGTTCAGCAGCACCGAATGGATCTCCTGGTCGCCCATGCGGCCGCTCATGTCGGTGATGTGGTAGGCCGGGCCAAAATACGTCGACAGTGCCGTCAGCTGCGAGTCGCCGGAGAGCCGGGCGCTGCGCCCGATCATCAGCTGCGTGGCCTTGTGGTCTTCGAACAGGTTGGCGAAGTAGTCCACCGGCGCGCCATGGACCACGCCGAAGTGCGCCATGTCGGAGATGTTGTCGACCAGCTCGCGGCAGTTGGTGCGGATCACCATCTCGTCCATGGCCCAGTCGGACCACTCCTCGGAGAAGCACGCGTCGATGCGCGGGATCGCCACTTCCGGCGGTGCCGGCCGGCCTTCGGGATCATGCCAGATAAACAGCAGACGGTTCTGCTCGCAGGTCTCCCAGGCGCCGATGCGCGCCTTGGGCGGAATCCGCTTGCAGTAGGGAATGGACTTGCAGGCGCCGTCGCCGCCCCATTGCCAGCCGTGGAACGGGCACACCAGGTTGTCGCCCTGCACGGTGCCGGTGCTGAGGTCGGCGCCCATGTGCGGACAGTGGCCGTCGATCACGCGAATCGCGCCGGTCGAGTCGGCAAACGCCGCCAGGCGCCGCCCGAAGATATCCAGCGTGTGCGGCATGCCGTCGCGGTAGCTGTCGGCCAGGCCCAGGCAATGCCAGCCGCGCGCGTAGCGGGCCTCGGGCGGGCGCGATTCGATCTTGTAGCCTTGTACGCTCATGGCGTCTGTCTCCTTGAAATCCCGTGGGACCTTCAAGATATGGGCGTACGGCGCCGGCCTCATCGTCCCATCGGACTACTGCAGCGCAACCATGCGGGTCAGTGCCGGGTCGTTACCGGGGCCATGCACGCAGCTGACCCCGGCGGGATCGTAGATTCGCGCCACGCAGCCATTGCAGCTGTCGCAGGCCGAACGCTGCAGCGTGCCGGCGCGCCAGCCCGCGACCAGCGCCGGGTCATGGATCAGCGCGCGCGCCAGGGCCACAGCGTCGAAGCCCTCGCCCATCAGCTGCGCCACGTTGTCGAGCGACTTGACCCCGCCGATATAGGCCAGCGGCATCCGCACCGTCTGCCGCACCACGCGCGAGGCCGCGTCCGGTTCTCCACGCTGCCGCCGTAGGCATCGCGCCGCAGGTTGCTCAGCGGCGACAGGTGAGGCCTGGATCTCGGGCATGCAGTCTCTCCGGTTGCGAAGTTCAGGCCGTGTCGGACTTCAATCCATGCGTCACCGCCCCCGCCTCGCCGCCGATGGCGGCCCCGGCCGGCCTGGTGGCCGGGCGCCCGGCGCGGGCGCGCTCTTCCTGCTCGACGCCCAGCCACGCCGCCAGCGCCGGCAGCAGCGACACCGCGCCGAACAGGTTCACCAGGAACATGAACGCCAGCAGGATGCCCATGTCGGCCTGGAACTTGAGCGCGGCAAAGGCCCACGTGCCCACGCCGATGCACATCGTCAGCGCCGTGAACAGCGCCGCCGAGCCGCGCTGGCGCATGGCCTCGGCAAACGCCTGCGGCAACGCCTGCCCTTCCTCGCGGATCTGGTGCTGGATGCGCTCGTACAGGTAGATGCCATAGTCCACGCCGACGCCCACGCCGAGCGTGATCACCGGCAGCGTCGACACCTTCAGCCCGATGCCCAGCCGTGCCATCAGCGCATTGCACAGTACCGACACCAGCGTCAGCGGCACGATGATGCACAGCACCGCGCGCCACGAGCGGAAGGTCAGCAGGCACAGCAGCGTGATCGCGCCGAAGATCGCCAGCAGCATCGCCACTTCGGCCTCTTCCACCGCCTCGTTGGTCG
The sequence above is a segment of the Cupriavidus sp. MP-37 genome. Coding sequences within it:
- a CDS encoding class I adenylate-forming enzyme family protein; the encoded protein is MSSFRPRFIHEIPAHWATQTPQAPCLYENGAVISYGELWRRIEAARDWLAAQGVGEGDRVMVVGENCNEMVVTLFACSRLHAWPINVNARLSAREIDNIRDHARPALVLFTGHVSDVAAAHGERLGAQATGCAVYHDGMRVARAHSAPQREPAELARRVATLIYTSGTTGAPKGVMVPHAGLTQFARISATSRDMGPADVAYGALPMSHIFGIATVLMATLYAGAGLFLRPRFDANEVFEALAAPGVTILQGVPTMFTRIMAVAPALGVKPGAYPRLRYLYTGGAPLDPTLKRDVETLFGQPLHHGYGITEYAGSLFITRMDAPRADCSAGYIVEGVQIAITDAEGKPLPAGERGQIRVRGPGVMLGYYRNPEQTAEALLPGGWLNTGDLGYLDADGALFISGRSKDLIIRSGFNVYPIEVESVINAFAGVRQSAVVGRTTGDGNEEVVAFIELQEGAELDRKALDTYLRESLAPYKRPAEVRTVDVIPTTASGKLLKQPLRAMLD
- a CDS encoding Rieske 2Fe-2S domain-containing protein, translated to MSVQGYKIESRPPEARYARGWHCLGLADSYRDGMPHTLDIFGRRLAAFADSTGAIRVIDGHCPHMGADLSTGTVQGDNLVCPFHGWQWGGDGACKSIPYCKRIPPKARIGAWETCEQNRLLFIWHDPEGRPAPPEVAIPRIDACFSEEWSDWAMDEMVIRTNCRELVDNISDMAHFGVVHGAPVDYFANLFEDHKATQLMIGRSARLSGDSQLTALSTYFGPAYHITDMSGRMGDQEIHSVLLNCHVPIDLNSFVLRYGVLVKKVPGLSDEQNRAMAQAYVDQARAAFYEDVAIWDSKIRIDNPLLCEGDGPMYQMRDWYQQFYTDVEQVRPSSVARRVIEMNPGNIEPPVLRHVFEG
- a CDS encoding acyl-CoA dehydrogenase family protein, which produces MDFTYSEEQQMLADSLRRFIDTEYTFEARRKSARQGESLDRGVWSKLAEMGVLGLTVPADFGGFGEGPASQLVVQRELGRGLVLEPVTPSGVMAAAILSAHGSDTQKQEWLPAIASGERIVTLAYLEPTTRYRPESARASAERSGDGYVISGTKSVVWHGAAADAYLLTARVSGSNEIALFLVPRDSKGLTVTAYPTIDGLRAADLSLQNVTVPASALVGQPADGLAALGVGLEHGIAALCAEGAGAMEKLIQITGEYLGTRQQFGKPLASFQALQHRMADMLVQKELALSMAYVAAQALDETDPAARRRMLSAAKVTVARAGRFVGQQAVQLHGGMGMTDELSVGDYFKRLTMLDQLLGDSDYHLQRFGEVMEA
- a CDS encoding DUF1329 domain-containing protein codes for the protein MTSTTHRLLRGSLLVTSMALAAAAWAKVTPEELKQLDGNLTPMGAERAASKDGDVPAWSGKWLGAPPHVKYQRGDRYPDPYADEKPLFVITAQNMAQYAERLTEGQKALFKKYPDTFKMPVYPSHRDFRFEDAAYKDIRTYATTVSMTSDGNGLKNAGPQVPYPIPKTAMELLWNQRFSAAIGTEKAQYDQAVVYPNGSIAWGRVSYSIFSPRNHGKFEPNNPLNERTFFRTATDLPLRDRGQVIVGYAVWDQEGSDTNRTWIYNPGTRRVRQAPEFGFDQPQGPGGFRTVDDDRLFNGSGERYNWKIVGKKEFYVPYHSYKLMSSAVKYKDLLTNGHANPDAMRYELHRVWILEATLKPGFRHQYAKRVLYLDEDTWQSVAADNYDGRGQLWRTNLQALVYAYDARRFSAATVFYHDLISGAYLADRLTNEGPMAKLNNSPEFNEAFFSPDAARGSGT
- a CDS encoding acyl-CoA dehydrogenase family protein produces the protein MDLRFTAEEQAFREEVRAFVQARLPEDIRNKVLNHQRVEKDDYVRWHRILQAQGWGAPTWPKQWGGTGWTALQRLIFEIETFRAGAPRLLPFGLTMIGPVLMKYASPAMQQRFLPRIPGVEDFWCQGYSEPGSGSDLASLKTRAVRKGDKYIVNGQKTWTTMAHFADWIFCLVRTDPEAKAQEGISMLLIDMKSPGVTVRPITTLDGGHDVNETWFEDVEVPVENLVGEENRAWTYAKYLLGHERTGIAGIGHCHRELRQLKHYAAQTTDGAGRPLIEDVRMRDKIARVEMDIMALEMLLLRVATQAAGTPGPEASIVKIRGSEVQQDLAMLMMEVAGPNAWPYSPDWLEPGATQPVSGPAWAAPAASTYYDMRKTSIYGGATEVQKNIISKMILGF
- a CDS encoding IS3 family transposase (programmed frameshift) codes for the protein MYRYTEQFRLSVIKEYLRGQVGAGALAKRHGIDDGTVRRWVAAYRLHGEASLRRRYKTYSAEFKLSVLERMRRQGLSHREVAALYDIRNIGAIGVWERQYDAGGLEALTPRPKGRRPSKMPQRTPKTKPSRSSDDRTRTREELLEELNYLRMENAYLKKLEGLGSSEQDICATQKAQIVLELRQQYPLSGLLRVAGLARSTFYYQQAVLQAQDKYAELKTRIRELFARHMGRYGYRRITAAIRQTGTVVNHKTVQRLMHEMGLKSLVRPKKYRSYKGMVGRVAPNVLQRRFHAKRANRKWVTDVTEFNVAGEKLYLSPVLDLYNGEIIAYETARRPAFEMVRNMLKKAFRRLGPKDRPVLHSDQGWQYQMPAYQRMLKKRSVRPSMSRKGNCLDNAAMESFFGTLKSEFFYLNKFASVEKLQQGLAQYIHYYNHDRIKLKLKGLSPVKYRTQPSQA
- a CDS encoding tripartite tricarboxylate transporter substrate binding protein, which gives rise to MKTWKTLAALTATLLLQGAAWAADAYPSRPVKLLVGYAPGGPVDTAARIYAEQLGRVLKQPVVVDNRAGASGAIAADMTAKAAPDGYTLYFVASPTMTMTPLIQHSVNFNPVKDFTYIGLITDYTNVLLVNKDFPAKNVGELVAYARKNPEGVSFGSAGVGASNHLSAELLAQMNNVKMLHVPYKGNAPAMADVMSGKVTFMFDITGTAIGHINGGKVRALAVTSKTRNPALPNVPTMIESGQKDYDLTGWYALVGPQKLPADVVDRLVKAQKAVGEDAAFRQRMSAGGYDVNISTPKALGDRIQRELALWGGVVKKAGIQAD